A genome region from Glutamicibacter arilaitensis Re117 includes the following:
- a CDS encoding TIGR01906 family membrane protein translates to MAEAAKNPTGGQGPTGQPAAAATGNAPRSQASLSQKAEELAARLEEHKNQAQANAAAEREAARKEAIRRAMSGKTEAEAQAAAASKTSPAAAKPAEATKPAAAAAKPAAAAAKPAAAAAKPAAAKTPAAKAPAVKQPVKPAAAKPAAAKPAAAKPAAAAKPATAKPAAAKPGTAKPAAAAKPAAKASAAKPTAKEPVEDVIRAIKLPHEIEAEKQAQSKGKEAGAKSAQPAAKADTTSTAEQSVPPVSVAPKTGSLPTTKAAVAQARNRVFGSYEPEPERSEAAVKRRVARERALNSKPALGRTAQVIVALVFPLLTLIAAIRLIATPAFLALSYGRPGFPSDSFGFTDPERLTYGSYGVDYLNNFAGPEYLSGLKLPTGSSMFTDGEVQHMVDVKNLIGFAYILGVVLAIILVIGVWYLAKRYAGGVRRALFAGAILTLAGIAALVVLAIMGWDAFFTQFHALFFSEGTWTFSVSDTLIRLYPEQFWLDSAIGIAVLVLAAIIAVLISCWPTGRRREAARLRQEARAFGIGN, encoded by the coding sequence ATGGCTGAGGCGGCGAAGAACCCTACTGGAGGGCAAGGACCTACGGGCCAGCCGGCAGCGGCTGCCACTGGCAATGCGCCGCGCTCACAGGCCAGCCTGAGCCAAAAAGCTGAAGAGCTTGCTGCGCGTTTGGAAGAGCATAAGAACCAGGCCCAGGCGAATGCCGCAGCCGAACGGGAAGCCGCGCGTAAAGAGGCGATCCGCCGAGCGATGTCCGGCAAGACCGAAGCCGAAGCCCAAGCAGCCGCCGCGAGCAAAACGTCTCCAGCTGCTGCCAAGCCTGCTGAAGCCACCAAACCAGCGGCCGCCGCTGCTAAACCAGCGGCCGCCGCTGCTAAACCAGCGGCCGCCGCTGCTAAACCTGCTGCTGCCAAAACCCCGGCCGCTAAAGCGCCGGCCGTCAAGCAACCGGTCAAACCAGCAGCTGCTAAGCCCGCGGCTGCAAAGCCTGCGGCTGCAAAGCCTGCTGCGGCAGCCAAACCAGCCACGGCAAAACCAGCGGCAGCCAAGCCAGGAACCGCCAAGCCAGCTGCTGCCGCGAAACCTGCTGCGAAGGCTTCCGCTGCGAAGCCAACGGCTAAAGAGCCTGTAGAAGACGTCATCCGTGCGATCAAGCTACCGCACGAAATTGAAGCTGAGAAGCAAGCCCAAAGCAAAGGCAAGGAAGCTGGCGCCAAGAGCGCTCAACCAGCAGCGAAGGCTGACACCACAAGCACTGCTGAACAAAGCGTTCCGCCGGTGTCTGTGGCACCGAAGACCGGATCGCTGCCAACGACCAAGGCGGCCGTGGCCCAGGCCCGAAATCGTGTGTTCGGCAGCTATGAACCAGAGCCAGAACGTTCCGAAGCTGCGGTAAAGCGCCGGGTCGCACGCGAGCGTGCCTTGAATTCCAAGCCGGCCCTGGGCCGTACCGCTCAGGTGATCGTAGCTTTGGTCTTCCCGTTGCTGACCCTGATTGCCGCGATTCGGTTGATTGCTACGCCAGCGTTCTTGGCGCTGTCCTATGGCCGTCCTGGTTTCCCAAGCGACTCCTTCGGCTTCACCGATCCTGAACGCCTGACCTACGGCAGCTACGGGGTGGACTACCTGAACAACTTCGCCGGTCCGGAGTACTTGTCGGGTCTGAAGCTCCCGACCGGTTCGAGCATGTTTACCGACGGGGAAGTCCAGCACATGGTGGACGTCAAGAATCTGATCGGATTCGCCTACATCCTCGGCGTTGTTCTTGCCATCATCTTGGTCATCGGAGTTTGGTACCTTGCCAAGCGATATGCCGGTGGCGTGCGCCGGGCACTATTCGCCGGGGCAATCCTGACCTTGGCGGGGATAGCTGCGCTCGTGGTCTTAGCCATCATGGGCTGGGACGCCTTCTTCACCCAGTTCCACGCATTGTTCTTCTCCGAAGGCACATGGACCTTCAGCGTCAGCGACACTTTGATCCGGTTGTACCCAGAGCAGTTCTGGCTCGATAGCGCCATCGGTATCGCAGTGCTCGTACTGGCTGCCATCATCGCCGTGCTGATCAGTTGCTGGCCTACTGGCCGCCGCCGCGAAGCTGCCAGGCTACGCCAGGAAGCCCGCGCCTTCGGCATCGGGAACTAG
- a CDS encoding AMP-dependent synthetase/ligase, translating to MQEVTVELLTALAPEVNTTNLLLDRVARGAQRPLFSVQRDGVWHELSACAFLTDVKRLAMTLINDGLQPGDKVAIISRTRYEWALAEEAIWFAGGVTVPIYETSSAFQIEWILRDSGARVVFAENHELRANVRQAAAQLGESVRTHIFEGSDTADKSLIPSAGLHQLMVPASQVDEQLIESRRASMALEDVATMVYTSGTTGRPKGCNMTHSNFAMVAHNLAEHMLEVLGEERRTLMFLPLAHVLARAVQQTCIHGGSVIAHSSSMANLVEDLAAVKPGFLLAVPRVFEKIRTTALATAERGGKAELFLKAEQTAIEVSKIRDARSRGIKARMPLGLRARHALFNKVLYPKLRSVFGGQCAYAISGASALSQDLAHFFRGAGIDLLEGYGLTETTAPATVNQASRNRVGTVGRPLPGTSIKIAEDGEILVKGIGVFASYHNSPEATAAVFDQDGYFKTGDTGVLDDGGFLQVTGRKKELIVTAGGKNVSPGPLEEMVRAGRIAAQCVLVGEQRPFISAIVTLDREELVLWAKANGLGTMTLAEAAINPAVIAEIQSYVDTANLTVSKAESIRKFVVLEDEFTEASGHLTNSLKLKRQSVLDQFEDRIEAFYRK from the coding sequence ATGCAAGAAGTCACCGTCGAACTTCTCACCGCTTTAGCACCAGAGGTCAACACGACGAACCTGCTCCTTGACCGCGTGGCACGCGGTGCGCAGCGCCCGCTGTTCAGCGTGCAGCGCGACGGTGTTTGGCACGAGCTAAGCGCCTGCGCTTTCCTCACCGATGTCAAGCGACTTGCAATGACGCTGATCAATGACGGCTTGCAGCCCGGGGACAAGGTCGCGATTATTTCACGCACCCGCTATGAGTGGGCTCTGGCAGAAGAAGCGATCTGGTTCGCCGGCGGCGTGACCGTGCCCATCTATGAAACCTCCAGCGCATTCCAAATCGAATGGATCCTGCGCGATTCCGGTGCCCGTGTGGTGTTCGCTGAGAACCATGAGCTGCGCGCGAATGTCCGCCAGGCAGCAGCCCAGCTCGGCGAATCGGTCCGCACCCATATCTTTGAAGGTTCAGATACTGCCGACAAGTCGCTGATCCCCTCCGCCGGCCTGCATCAGCTGATGGTTCCAGCCTCGCAGGTCGATGAGCAGCTCATCGAGTCCCGTCGCGCTTCCATGGCCCTGGAAGACGTGGCCACGATGGTTTACACCTCAGGGACCACTGGCCGTCCCAAGGGCTGCAACATGACCCACTCGAACTTCGCCATGGTGGCACACAACCTGGCCGAGCACATGCTCGAAGTCCTGGGCGAAGAGCGCCGCACGTTGATGTTCTTGCCGCTGGCCCACGTCTTGGCCCGTGCCGTCCAGCAGACCTGCATCCACGGCGGTTCGGTAATTGCGCATTCCAGCTCCATGGCCAACCTGGTCGAGGATCTGGCAGCGGTCAAGCCTGGCTTCCTGCTGGCTGTGCCGCGCGTCTTTGAAAAGATCCGCACCACCGCCTTGGCCACAGCCGAACGCGGTGGCAAGGCTGAGCTATTCCTCAAGGCAGAACAGACCGCCATCGAGGTGTCCAAGATCCGCGACGCTCGTTCGCGCGGGATCAAAGCGCGGATGCCTTTGGGCCTGCGTGCTCGCCATGCCTTATTCAACAAGGTGCTCTATCCGAAGCTGCGCTCGGTTTTCGGCGGCCAATGCGCTTACGCGATCTCTGGAGCCAGCGCCTTGAGCCAGGATTTGGCGCACTTCTTCCGCGGTGCAGGCATTGACTTGCTCGAAGGCTACGGACTGACCGAGACCACCGCGCCGGCCACCGTGAACCAGGCATCACGCAATCGTGTGGGCACCGTGGGCCGCCCCCTCCCCGGCACCTCCATCAAGATCGCTGAAGATGGAGAAATCCTGGTCAAGGGCATCGGAGTTTTTGCCAGCTACCACAACAGCCCGGAAGCCACCGCGGCCGTCTTCGATCAAGATGGCTACTTCAAGACCGGTGACACCGGTGTCCTGGATGACGGGGGCTTCTTGCAGGTCACCGGGCGCAAGAAGGAACTGATTGTCACCGCAGGCGGGAAGAACGTCTCCCCCGGTCCCCTGGAAGAAATGGTCCGTGCCGGACGCATTGCCGCCCAGTGCGTGCTGGTTGGCGAACAGCGGCCATTCATTTCCGCCATCGTGACCTTGGATCGCGAAGAGCTGGTGCTGTGGGCCAAGGCCAACGGGCTTGGAACCATGACTCTGGCTGAAGCGGCCATCAACCCGGCTGTTATCGCCGAGATCCAAAGCTACGTCGATACCGCTAACCTGACCGTCTCCAAGGCCGAGTCCATCCGCAAGTTCGTTGTCTTGGAAGATGAATTCACCGAAGCTTCCGGGCATCTGACCAACTCGCTGAAGCTCAAGCGCCAGAGCGTTCTTGATCAATTCGAGGATCGCATCGAGGCGTTTTACCGCAAGTAG
- a CDS encoding dolichyl-phosphate-mannose--protein mannosyltransferase produces MGTSVLNTPDTGHVRSARQAFTFESLKQRLLPVVAPRGPLIWIVPLLVTLIAGLLRFINLAHPHLLIFDETYYVKDAFAMLQSGYEREWADESDEQFIAGDPQLQDESSFVVHPPLGKWMIGVGMLLFGDFNGFGWRFSTALLGTLSVLLVTLCARLLFGSHILAAIAGLLMAVDGHSIVMSRTALLDIFLMFFVIAAFYALLKDRAQGRTALARKLAVPEGNRPDEFLLIHGPMLWWRPWRLVAAIMLGGAVGIKWSALSFVAVFCLMAVLWDFAARRTAGIHKWQSAAFTRDGLYSFITMMPLVLLTYLSTWTGWLITQGGRYRNWAQENPGEGISWLPGPLRSLWNYHQAGYEFHTGLNSEHGWQSSPWTWPFAGRPVLFYFEGYDKGVNGCELQRCTEVITDLPNPLMWWACTISMFLLILWWIGARDWRAGAILSSVAAGFLPWLMYPERTMFFFYTLPLVPFMVLALTYMIGRFIPRDPHSGAVYRSRVIIVTIFMALLLVTSAFFWPIWSGEMIADDYWRLHVWLPSWG; encoded by the coding sequence ATGGGCACCTCGGTATTGAACACTCCGGACACCGGCCATGTACGCTCGGCGCGACAGGCCTTCACTTTTGAGAGCTTGAAACAACGGCTCCTACCCGTGGTTGCTCCTCGCGGCCCGCTGATATGGATCGTCCCGCTGCTCGTCACCCTTATCGCCGGACTCCTGCGTTTCATCAATTTGGCCCACCCGCACTTGCTGATCTTCGACGAAACCTATTACGTCAAAGATGCCTTTGCGATGCTGCAAAGCGGCTATGAGCGTGAGTGGGCTGACGAGAGCGACGAGCAATTCATTGCCGGTGACCCGCAGTTGCAGGACGAGTCATCCTTTGTGGTCCATCCGCCACTGGGCAAGTGGATGATCGGCGTGGGCATGCTGCTCTTCGGCGATTTCAATGGCTTCGGCTGGCGTTTTTCCACGGCGCTTCTTGGCACCCTGTCGGTTCTGCTCGTGACCCTGTGCGCGCGTTTGCTCTTCGGTTCCCACATCCTTGCCGCGATCGCAGGCCTGCTCATGGCCGTCGATGGCCATTCCATCGTCATGTCACGCACGGCACTGCTGGACATCTTCTTGATGTTCTTCGTCATTGCCGCGTTCTATGCATTGCTCAAAGACCGGGCCCAAGGCAGAACCGCACTAGCGCGGAAGCTTGCAGTTCCTGAAGGCAACCGCCCCGATGAATTCTTGCTAATCCACGGTCCGATGCTCTGGTGGCGCCCGTGGCGTCTGGTCGCAGCCATCATGCTTGGTGGAGCGGTTGGCATCAAGTGGTCGGCGTTGTCCTTTGTCGCTGTTTTCTGCCTCATGGCGGTGCTGTGGGACTTTGCCGCTCGGCGCACCGCAGGCATCCACAAATGGCAGTCTGCGGCCTTCACCCGTGACGGCCTGTACTCATTTATCACCATGATGCCGCTGGTCCTGCTGACCTACTTGTCCACTTGGACCGGATGGCTCATCACCCAGGGCGGACGCTACCGTAATTGGGCTCAGGAAAATCCAGGCGAAGGCATCAGCTGGCTGCCCGGGCCGCTGCGCTCCTTGTGGAACTATCACCAAGCCGGATATGAATTCCATACCGGGTTGAACTCCGAGCACGGTTGGCAGTCCTCGCCATGGACGTGGCCCTTTGCCGGGCGTCCGGTGCTGTTCTATTTCGAAGGCTACGACAAGGGCGTCAACGGCTGCGAACTGCAGCGTTGCACCGAGGTCATCACGGACTTGCCTAACCCCTTGATGTGGTGGGCCTGCACCATCAGCATGTTCTTGCTGATCTTGTGGTGGATTGGTGCCCGCGACTGGCGCGCCGGAGCAATCCTTTCTTCGGTAGCTGCAGGCTTCCTGCCATGGCTCATGTACCCAGAACGCACGATGTTCTTCTTCTACACTCTGCCACTGGTTCCGTTCATGGTGCTCGCGTTGACGTATATGATTGGCAGGTTCATTCCGCGCGACCCCCATTCCGGTGCCGTGTACCGCTCACGCGTCATCATAGTGACCATATTTATGGCGTTATTACTAGTCACGTCGGCCTTCTTCTGGCCAATCTGGAGTGGAGAAATGATCGCGGATGACTATTGGCGCTTGCACGTGTGGCTGCCTAGCTGGGGCTAG
- the rsmI gene encoding 16S rRNA (cytidine(1402)-2'-O)-methyltransferase gives MQNSDNEGVIVLGATPIGNLSDASPRLREIMATADIIAAEDTRNFHHLAHALGIKINAKVMSLHEHNEAHKLTEVLELATEGATVLVVSDAGMPAVSDPGYPLVAAAMSAGIRVTAVPGPSAVLTALALSGLPTGRFTFEGFLPRKTGERRKRLDSLLNEDRTMVFFEAPHRLNDFLDAAIEAFGPEREAAVARELTKKFEEVRRDSLSGLRAWAEDGVRGEIVVVVHGAPEADAASIEDLLPKVASLVDEGVRMKQAVADVAEKFGAKKRELYEAVLASRHEAEK, from the coding sequence GTGCAGAACTCAGATAATGAGGGCGTAATCGTCCTGGGCGCCACCCCGATAGGCAATTTGTCCGACGCTTCGCCTCGGTTGCGGGAGATCATGGCCACCGCCGATATCATCGCCGCGGAGGACACCAGAAACTTCCACCACCTGGCTCATGCCTTGGGCATTAAGATCAATGCCAAGGTGATGAGCCTGCATGAGCACAACGAGGCTCATAAGCTCACCGAGGTGCTTGAGCTGGCTACCGAGGGTGCCACGGTTCTGGTGGTTTCCGACGCTGGAATGCCAGCGGTTTCGGATCCCGGATACCCATTGGTGGCTGCTGCCATGAGCGCAGGCATCCGAGTCACTGCAGTACCTGGCCCCTCCGCGGTGCTGACCGCGCTGGCCCTGTCCGGTTTGCCAACTGGCCGTTTCACTTTTGAAGGTTTCTTGCCGCGCAAGACCGGGGAGCGCCGGAAGCGTCTTGATTCCTTGCTCAACGAAGATCGCACCATGGTGTTCTTCGAAGCCCCGCACAGGCTCAATGATTTCCTGGACGCCGCGATTGAGGCTTTCGGTCCGGAACGCGAGGCGGCCGTGGCCCGCGAGCTGACCAAGAAATTCGAGGAAGTGCGCCGTGATTCGCTGAGCGGACTGCGTGCGTGGGCTGAAGACGGCGTGCGCGGTGAAATCGTGGTGGTGGTCCACGGTGCGCCAGAAGCCGATGCCGCTTCCATTGAGGATTTGTTACCCAAGGTTGCGTCGTTGGTTGATGAAGGCGTGCGGATGAAGCAAGCAGTGGCTGACGTCGCCGAAAAATTCGGAGCCAAGAAACGTGAGCTTTACGAGGCTGTTCTCGCCTCACGTCACGAAGCGGAAAAATAG
- a CDS encoding NAD-dependent succinate-semialdehyde dehydrogenase has protein sequence MSITAQREAELLAKVPTGLLINGEWRDASDGGTFDVLDPATGEKLLTLASATSEDAMAALDAADAVQAEWALTAPRERAEILRRAFDLVTARKDDFALLMSLEMGKPLAEAYGEVTYGAEFLRWFSEETVRHYGRYVTTPEGKNKVLVHHKPVGPCLLITPWNFPLAMATRKVGPAIAAGCTMVLKPAKLTPLTSQLFAATMMEAGLPAGVLNVVSGSSASKISGPLMADDRLRKVSFTGSTPVGKQLMKDAADKVLRTSMELGGNAPFLVFEDADLDAAVEGAMAAKMRNMGEACTAANRFLVHEDVAEEFTAKFASAMKALKPGRGTDPDTTVGPLVEEKARDEVHALVEAAVAAGATAVTGGAPVDGPGYFYQPTVLANVANDATILTQEIFGPVAPVTTFKNEAEAIKLANASEYGLASYIYSQDFNRMFRVSEQIEFGLVGFNAGVISNAAAPFGGVKQSGLGREGGAEGLAEYTTVQYIGIADPYAAKK, from the coding sequence ATGTCGATTACGGCCCAGCGCGAAGCAGAGTTGCTTGCCAAGGTACCAACCGGCCTTTTGATTAATGGCGAATGGCGAGATGCCTCGGATGGCGGCACCTTCGACGTGCTTGATCCGGCGACCGGAGAAAAGCTGCTGACCCTGGCCAGCGCGACCAGCGAAGACGCCATGGCGGCCCTGGATGCCGCTGACGCAGTTCAGGCCGAATGGGCGCTGACCGCGCCACGCGAACGCGCCGAGATCCTGCGCCGCGCCTTTGACCTGGTGACCGCGCGCAAAGACGACTTCGCGCTGCTGATGAGCCTTGAAATGGGCAAGCCGCTGGCCGAGGCTTACGGCGAAGTGACCTACGGTGCTGAATTCCTGCGCTGGTTCTCCGAAGAGACCGTGCGCCACTACGGCCGCTACGTCACCACCCCAGAGGGCAAGAACAAGGTGCTGGTGCACCACAAGCCAGTTGGCCCATGCCTGCTGATTACCCCGTGGAACTTCCCACTGGCCATGGCCACCCGCAAGGTCGGCCCGGCCATTGCCGCCGGTTGCACCATGGTGCTCAAGCCTGCCAAGCTGACCCCGCTGACCTCGCAGCTGTTTGCGGCCACCATGATGGAAGCCGGCCTGCCAGCTGGCGTGCTGAACGTGGTCTCCGGTTCTTCGGCTTCGAAGATCTCCGGCCCGCTGATGGCCGATGACCGCCTGCGCAAGGTTTCCTTCACCGGCTCCACCCCAGTGGGCAAGCAGCTCATGAAGGATGCCGCGGACAAGGTTCTGCGTACCTCGATGGAACTGGGCGGCAACGCACCATTCCTCGTGTTCGAGGATGCTGACCTGGATGCAGCTGTTGAAGGCGCCATGGCTGCCAAGATGCGCAACATGGGCGAGGCCTGCACTGCAGCGAACCGCTTCCTGGTCCACGAGGACGTAGCCGAAGAATTCACCGCGAAGTTCGCATCGGCCATGAAGGCCCTGAAGCCAGGACGCGGTACCGACCCGGATACCACCGTTGGCCCATTGGTCGAGGAAAAGGCCCGCGACGAAGTCCACGCACTGGTCGAGGCCGCTGTCGCAGCCGGCGCAACTGCCGTCACCGGTGGTGCGCCAGTAGACGGACCAGGCTACTTCTACCAGCCAACCGTGCTGGCCAACGTGGCCAACGACGCGACGATCCTGACCCAGGAAATCTTCGGCCCAGTGGCACCGGTGACCACCTTCAAGAACGAGGCCGAAGCCATCAAGCTGGCTAACGCCAGCGAATACGGCCTGGCGTCCTACATCTACTCGCAGGACTTCAACCGCATGTTCCGCGTTTCGGAGCAGATCGAATTCGGTCTGGTCGGCTTCAACGCTGGCGTCATCTCCAACGCCGCGGCACCATTCGGTGGCGTGAAGCAGTCGGGTCTGGGCCGTGAAGGCGGCGCAGAAGGCCTGGCAGAGTACACCACGGTGCAGTACATCGGCATCGCCGATCCATACGCAGCCAAGAAGTAA